AATGCTCATGCCCAGCAACGCTTGCTGGGTATAGCCGAGCAGCAGGCTGGCTTGATGGTTGGCGTAGAGATAGCGTCCCTGTGGGCTGGCGACGAAGACCGCGTCGGCGGCATGGTCCAGCAGCGATTGATAGCGAGCCTGGCTGGCGGCCAGGGCCTGGCTTTTCTCGCGCATCGGCCGCAAGTCGGCGTAGGTGGCGACAAAGCCTTCCAGCGATCTGTCCAGGTTGTGGATGGCCGCGATCGTGAGATAGATCGGTATCGACTCGCCATGCTTGCTGATCCGCGCCACCTCCCCGGACCAGTTGCCGCGAGAGAGCACCAGGCTATTGATGGCCTCGCGGCGAGCCATTTCTTCCAGCGGCGTCAGGCGAGAGATGGCGTGGCCTATCAGCTCGTCGGCCGGATAGGCCATCAGCTGGATGAAAGCCGGGTTGGCATAAGTGACGCGTTGCTCGGCGTCGGTCATGACGATGGGTTGCGCGGTCTGGCCTAGCGCTTGGACTAAGCGGTGAGTGTCGGCTTCGGCCAGCTTGCGGTCCGAGACATCTTCGGTGTAAATCAGGATGCCGCCGATGGCGCCGTTTTTCTCGTGCCAGGGCCTGATTTCCCATTTGAGCCACTGGACGTGGCCATCGGCGCGCAGGAAGCGATCCTCCTCCGCGCGTATCACCTCGCCCGCCAGGCCGCGTTGATGGATGGCTCGCCAAGTCTCGGGAATTTCAGGAAAGACCGCGTAATGGGACAGGCCCTGGACGTCGCGGCCCTCCAGCCCGTAATCTTTCAGCCAGCGCTGGCTGACCGCCAGGTAACGCATCTGGCGGTCGAACATGGCCAGCGAGGCCGGCGCGTGATCGACGAACAGATGCAGCAACTGCTCGCTTTCGCGCAAGGCCACCTCTGCTTGCTTCTGCTCGGTGATGTCTTGCATGGCGCCGCGGACTTGGACGATCCGCCCTTGTTCTATCACCGGTCGGCCCAAGGTGCGCACCCATTTGCGCCGTTTGGCCGCGCTGATCAACTCCAGTTCCAGATCGTATGGCGCGCCCTGCTCAATGACGGTTTTAACGGCTTTTTCTATGCGGACGCGGGATTCGCCCTCGTAAAAGGACAGGCCCAGGGAGACGTTGGCGGGCAGATCCTCAGGCAGATCATGGATGCGCGCGACTTCTGGCGTCCAGCCGCCTTCCCCGGTGGCGGGGTCGAACCACCAGCCGCCGATCTTGGCGATCGCGCTCATCTCGCGCAACAGCTCATCGTGCTCGTGCAGCTGCTTTTCCAGCCGCTTGCGTTCGGAAATATCGGTGGCGATGCCGCAGACGGCGTAGATTTTGCCTTGCTTGTCGTGCAAGGGAAATTTCAGCGAAATATAGGTATGCATGCCATCGAGATGGGGGACGGTTTCCTCCAGCTCTATCGCTTGTCCGGTCGCCATCACGGATTGGTCGGCGGAAGTGACGCGGCGGGCGACCTCTTCGGGAAAGAGGTCGAAATCGGTGCGGCCCAGCATGCCGTTGCGCGCCAGGCCGAAAATTTCGGCGAAGCGGTGATTGGCCAGCATATAGCGGCCCTGCTCATCCTTGATGAAAATCACCGCCGACGCCTTGTCCAAAATCGCCTGCAGCAAGGCATGCTGCTGCTTGAGCGCGTCTTCCATTTCCAGCAGCGGGGCGAGGTCGTGCAGGGTCACGCTGTAGAACAGCGGTATTTGCGCGTCATGGCATGGGCGAATGGTCACCGAGGCTGCGATCGGCCCCCTGGCGGCGTGCGTCAATTGCATTTCAACAACCTGGTCCGGCTCTACGGCGGCGATGTCGGTCCGGGTTTCAGTCGGCGCCAGCAGATCCACCCACGCCAATTGGCGCAGGGTTTCCTCGTCGCGTCCCAGCAGGCGTTGCGCCTCCTTGTTGGCCGATTGGACGCGGCTATCCGCGGACAGCAGCAGCACGCCATATTGGCCGTTCTCGAACAATGCCCGGAAACGCATGTTTTCATGGCTGCTGAGGGCGGAAGCCGCTTGCTGCGCGGCGAGGTTTCGCAGGTGGCGGCTGAACAGGCTGAACAGCGCGGCGGTGACCGCGAATACCGCGATCGAAAACAGATCGGAGGGCCTCATGGCCGCGCCATTTAGCCTCAGTGGGATGAAAATCGCCCATGCCAAGCCAACCGACAGCAAGGTGGCGGCCAGGCCGCCTTCCAGGCCGCAGGCCAGCGCGGCGAGAAAGGTGGCGGGATAGAACAAGAACCAGGCATAAGGCTGCAGATAGGCCCACAGCCCCCATTGCGCCAACCCGGCGGCGAACACGATGAGGAGGGCGAGCGACAGGCGTGACAAGCGGTTGAGCGCTTTAGGTCTAACCTTAGAGAAAATCGACAAGGCAAGCTCCGGTGCGGCGGGGGCGGCGATCAAAACCATGCATTGGTATCAATCTAGACGAAGTTGGGTTCGCGAGGGAGCGGAAAATAGCCGAACATGAGTAGGATCAATATCTTGCGGGAGTAGCCATGGCGGGGGAAAGGATCACCGTGCTGGTGGTGGACGATGCGCCGGAATGCCTGGCGGTGCTGGGCGAATTGTTGCAGCCGCATTATCGGGTGCTGGTGGCCAACAGCGGCGCCGCCGCTTTGCGGCTGGCGGAGGCGGAGCCAAGGCCCGAGCTGATTTTGCTGGATGTGATGATGCCGGAGATGGACGGCCGGCAAGTGTTCACCCGTTTGCGCGCCCAGGCCGCCACTGCCGATATCCCGGTGATCTTCGTCACGGCGATGGGCGATCTGCAGGATGAGCTGCAGGGGCTGGAGGCCGGCGCGGTCGATTACATCACCAAGCCCATCGCGCCGCCGCTGGTGTTGGCGAGAGTGCGCATCCAGCTGGAGCTGAAGCAGGCCAAAGACCGCTTGAGCGATCAAAACCGCTGGTTGGAGCGCGAAGTGGCGCGCCGGATGTCGGAGAACGATCTGACCCAGCGGGTGGCGATACACGCTCTGGCTCGGCTGGCGGAAACCCGCGACAACGAGACCGGCAACCACTTGCTGCGCACCCAGGGCTATGTGGAAAGGCTGGCCCGCTTGCTGCAGGCCTTGCCGGCGTATGCGGGGGAGTTGACCGACCACAAGATAGATTTGATCGCGCGTTCCGCGCCGCTGCACGATATCGGCAAGGTCGGCGTGCCCGACAAGATACTGTGCAAGCCGGGCGCCTTGGATGAGGATGAGTGGTCCATCATGCGCACGCACGCGCGGATAGGGGCGGAGGCGATTGCCCAGGCTGAGCGGGATGTCGGCCATTCGCTGGAGTTTCTCACTTACGCCAAGGAGATCGCGGAGCATCACCATGAGCGCTGGGATGGGGCGGGCTATCCGGATGGCCTGGCCGAGACGGATATTCCCTTGCCTGCGCGGCTGATGGCGCTGGCCGATGTGTTCGACGCGCTGATTTCGCGGCGCTGCTACAAGCCGCCTTTTTCGTTCGAGCATGCGCGCGGATTGATCGCCGAAGGCGGCGGCAGCCAGTTCGATCCCGACATCACCCATTGTTTTCTGGACAACTTCGACGACTTCGTCGCCATCGCCCGACGGCATGCGGACCAGCAGGCGGAGAGGGCCGAGCCGCAGGGGTGATGCTCCGGCCGCCGCGCTTTGGCCGCGCCAGGCCTGGCTTGGTGTCGGCCCGGCCGGCTTTCCGGTATCCTTGCGGTTTCGTTGTCTTTCTGCGCTGAACCGATATGCACATCCACATCCTGGGTATCTGCGGTACCTTCATGGGCGGCATCGCCGCCATCGCCAAACAGGCCGGCCACAAGGTGACCGGCTGCGACGCCAACGTCTACCCGCCGATGAGCACCCAGCTGGAGGCGATGGGCATAGAATTGACCCAGGGTTTCGGCGCGGAGCAGATCGAACTGAACCCGGATGTGTACGTGATCGGCAATGTGGTGACGCGCGGCAAGCCTTTGATGGAAGAAATCCTCAACCGCGGCCTGCCTTACATTTCCGGTCCGCAGTGGCTGGCCGAGAACGTGCTGCACGATAAATGGGTGTTGGCGGTGGCCGGCACCCACGGCAAGACCACCACCAGCTCGATGCTGGCGTGGATACTGGAAGACGCCGGCCTGGCGCCGGGCTTTTTGATCGGCGGCATCCCGGAGAACTTCGGCGTGTCGGCGCGGCTGCCGGGCAAGCCGGCGCTGGACTCGGACAGCGTCAGCCCCTTCTTCGTGATCGAGGCCGACGAGTACGATACCGCCTTCTTCGACAAGCGCTCCAAGTTCGTCCACTACCGGCCGCGCACCGCCATCCTGAATAACCTTGAGTTCGATCACGCCGACATCTTCGCCGATCTGGCCGCCATCGAGACCCAGTTCCACCATTTGGTGCGCACCATTCCCGGCAACGGCCGCATCGTCAGCAACGGCCGCGAGGCCAATCTGGACCGCGTGCTGGAGCGCGGCAGCTGGACGCCGGTGGAGCGCTTCGGCGCGGACGCCGGCTGGCAACTGGGCGAGCTGCACGAGGACGGCGGCTTCGAAGTGCTGCTGGAAGGCAAGCTGCAAGGCACGGTGCGCTGGGCGCTGTTGGGCGAGCATAACCGCCTGAACGCCGTCGCCGCCATCGCCGCCGCGCGGCATGCCGGCGTGGCGGTGAAGGACGCCATCGACGCCTTGTCCCGCTTCGCCAACGTCAAGCGCCGCATGGAAGTGAAGGGCGTGGCGGGCGGTGTCACTGTTTACGACGACTTCGCCCACCATCCCACCGCCATCGCCACCACCCTGGAAGGCCTGCGCCGCAAGGTGGGCCAGGCGCGCATCCTGGCGGTGCTGGAGCCGCGCTCCAATACCATGAAGCTGGGCACCATGAAGGACGCGCTGCCGGGTTCGCTGGCGCTGGCCGACCTGGTGTTCTGCTCGGCCGCCGGCCTCAACTGGAACCCGGCGGAAGCGCTGGAGCCGATGGGCGCCAAGGCGCAAACCTTCACCGATTTCGATGCGCTGCTGAGCGCCATCGCCGCCGAGGCCAAGCCTGGCGACCACGTGCTGGTGATGAGCAACGGCGGCTTCGGCGGCATTCACCAGAAACTGCTGGACAAGCTGGCTTGACGCCGCCATCCGCAGGCCTGCCCGCTCCGCTGCTGCTGGCGCGGCAACTTGCGCCGCTGCTGGAGGGACTGGAGTGGGCGATAGGCGGCAGTTCGCTGCTGTGGCGGCTGGGCTTGGAGCCGGCGCCGCGCGATCTGGATATCGTTGTTTCGCTTGAGTGCGCTGGCGCGGCGGAGACCATCCTGGATGGTTGTTTGCAGCGCCTGCCGCGGCCGGCGCATGCCGACTACGCCAGCGAGGTGTTCGTCCGCTACCGCGCCTCGTCCGGGGTTGAGCTGGACCTGATGGCCGGCATCGCGGCGCGGCGCGAGGGGGCATTGGTGCGCTGGGAGTTTGATCCAGCCAAAAGCTGTCGACAGGATGCGCTGCCTTTCATGCCGGCCGAGGATTGGCTGGATTTATACCGGCTGTTTGATCGGCCGCGCCGGGTCGAGCAGTTGACGAGGTATCTGGCGACTCGGGCTCAGGGCAGCTTGATGATGTAGTTGGCGCCGCCTTCGCGCGCTTTTCCCAAGGCTTGATCCAGGCGGTCCAGCAGCGCGGTGGGGCTGTTTTCGCCCTGGCGCAGCGCGCTCAGGCCGACGCAGGCGGCAGCCTGGTGCTCGGCGCCCTGATAGATGAAGGTGAGCTGGCGCAAGGCTTTGATCAGTCTGCGTCCCAGTTCGTTGGCGCCGGTCATGTCGGTGTTGGGCAGCAGAACGATGAAGCTCCCTTCGGCGCGGCGCGCCACCACATCGCTGTCGCGGGTGCTTTGCAGACACAGGCTGCTGGCCAGGCGGAGCAGGTGATTGTAAGCCGAGCCGTCGTCTTCCTTCGGCACCATCTCCGGCACATTCACCAGCTCCAGCACCAGTCCCGACAATTGCGCGCCATAGCGGCGGGCGCGGGTGGTTTCATTGTGCGCCATGGTCATCAGCCGGTGCATGCCGATCACGCCGGTCAGCTTGTCTTCATTGTCCTGTTGATCGCCGTCCTCCTTCAGCGAGCGGACGATATTGAGCGAACGCTCCACCAACTGCCGCTCGAAATCCAGCAGCTGGCTCATCACCTTGGCCTCGGTGCGGTCCATGAAGCTGAAAACCTGGGTCTCCACGCCGTCCAGCATTACTTTGCGCACGGATAACTGTACATCGAAACTGCGTCCCGTGGCGGTGCGCAGCAGCATGCCGCGGTTGTAGATCATATTGTTGCGTTCCAGCTCCTGGCGGATATTGTTTTCGTCCTCCTTGTCGGCCAGGAACTCGTAGATGGATCGGCCCAATAGTTCATTGTGCGGGCAGGCGAGCAGGATGCCGGCCAGTTGATTGGACGAAAGTATGCGGCCGCTTTCCGGCTCGGTCAGCAGCAGGCTGCCTTGCACGGTGTCGAACAAAGGCTGGAGGATTTGCAAAGCTTCCATTCATCGGCTCCCATGGCGGCTGAGGCGAGGGGTGCTGCTGGGGCCTGGAAAGGCGTCGCGGCATGCTACGTTCTTTTACTTAGTGTATGACGTGTGTCTGGGTATTTCACGCCCGACCGACATTTCAACGGCATAGCCGGATGGGCTGGCGATCAATGCCGCGGCAGGGCTGGACGGCAGGCGCCGCAGCGGTTTGCTATGGTGGAAGCAGCGCGCGGTTTGGGGAGAGGCCATGAACAAATGGCTGCCGTTGGCGGCTTTGCTGGGCGGACTCGCGGCGGGAAGCGCGCAGGCCGAGTCTCTGCGCATCCTGCTGATCCAGCTGCCGGGCGTGATGGAGGGCGTGATGGAGGGCGAAGGCCAGGATTTTCATGGCGGCGGAGTCGATTTGCTGCGAGAACTGTCTCGCCGCGCCGACATCCCTTTTTCATTCGAAGTCTATCCCCAGGCGCGTTCCATGCTGCTGGTGCAGCAGACACCAGACACCTGTATCCCGCTTTCCCGCTTTCTCGGGCCCCGGCTGCAGCTGAAGTGGAGCGCGCCGGTTCTGCCCATCCAGCTGGTTTTGTTTTCCCGCGGCGATGACACTTTGCTGGTGCCGGATCTGGAGCATGCGCGCAAATTGAGGATAGGCGCGATGCGGGGCAGCGCGGTGGCGGCCAGGCTGCACGAGCTGGGTTTGGCGCTGGAGGAAAGCTCCGACTATCAAACCGGTTTGCGCAAGCTGCAGCTGGGGCGTCTGGATTTGTGGGGCATGGTCGATATCGGCGTGTCCACGCTGTCTACCCGCGTCGGCATTCCGCACCCCAGAGCCGCGCTGGTGGTGGATAAGAGCGACATCGCCTTGGCCTGCAACCCGCAAGTCAGCGATAGGGCGATGTCCAAGCTGGACCATGCGATTGAGAGCATGCGGCAGGACGGCAGCATGGGGCGCTTCGACATGAAGTGACAAAGCGCATGTCAAGCAGGGACGGGCTGCGCTAAACTGGCGTTTTGCCTGTTCCGCGAGACTCCGTTGAAATCCCGTCTGACTCTGCTGGCCGGCAGCCTGCTTGTCGCCGCCTGCGCCACGCCGCCCCAGCCCGCTTCCGCCCCGGCTGTCGTTTCCCCTGCTTCCGCGCCCGGCGCCGAGTTGCCGCCGCCCGCGCCGGTCGAACCCGCCTCCGCCCCGGTGGTCGCGCCGCCGCCCGGCAGGCCGGTGAGCAAGCCCATCCAGCCGCCTGCCGTCTTGCAGGAAGGCCAAGGCAGGGCGCTGCTGGAGCGGTTGTTGCCGCAGGGCATACCGGACCGCAAGGGCTGGAGCAATGACATCATGGGCGCCTTCAGCCATTTGAAGATTCCGTACACGCCGCAGTTCTTCTGCGCGGTGCTGGCGGTGGCGGAGCAAGAGTCCGGTTTCAGTCCGGACCCGGTGGTGCCCAATCTGTCCAAGATCGTCTGGGGCGAGATCGATCAGCGCCGCCAGAAATACCTGATTCCGCAATTCGTGGTGGACGCGGCGATGAGCAAGAAATCGCCCGATGGCCGCACATTCAAGCAGCGGGTGGATGCCCTGCGCACCAAGCGCGAGATGAACGCGCTGTATGAGGACATGGTGCGCGAGCTGCCGTTCGGCCAGACCATCTTCGAGCACAAGAACCCGATTCGCGACGGCGGCCCGATGCAGGTCAGCGTGGCCTTCGCCGAAACCCACGTCCGCGCCTGGCCGTATCCTTACAGCTACGCCAGCCTGCGCGACGAGGTGTTCACCCGCCGCGGCAGCGTCTACTTCGGCACCGCCATCCTGTTGCAGTATCCCGCGCCTTACCATGACATGGTCTACCGTTTCGCCGACTTCAACGCCGGCCGCTACGCCAGCCGCAATGCCGCTTTCCAGCAGGCGGTGGCCAAGTTGTCCGGTCGCAAGCTGGCGCTGGACGGCGACATCATGCTGTACAACAACAAGATGAACCGCGATCTGTCCGGCGAAGTCAGCGACACCCAGCGCGCGCTGCAAGCTATCTCCGGCCGCCTGGGCATGAGCGACGCCGAGATGCTGCGCGATCTCAAGCTGGAAAAATTGTCCGGTTTCGCCCAGTCGCCCTTGTACCAAAAAGTGTTCGCGCTGGCCGGCTCCAAAGCGCCGCGCGAAATCATTCCGCAGATTGTGCTGGTCAGCCCCAAGTTCACCCACAAGCTCACCACCGAATGGTTCGCGCGGCGGGTGGATGGCCGCTATCAGCGCTGCCTGGCGCGCGACGGGGCCAATTAGCGGCATCGTTTCCGGACGCCCGGCTATGCTGAATGGGGGAAGCAAGCTGGGGAGGCGTCGTGGCGCGATGGTGGAGCATAACGCTGGCAGCGGCCTGGCTGGGGCTGACACCGCCGGCGCAAGCCGATTCTCTGACGATCTGGATCAGTCCTCGTCCGCCTTTGTCGCTGGTGGACGACGCCGGTACGGTGGCCGGTCCGATCACGGGTCTGCTGGGCCGCATCGGCGCCAGCGCCGGCCAGACCTTGCAATTGAAAGGTTGTCCAGTCGCGCGCTGCTTGATGATGGCGCGGCGTCTGCCGGACAGCTGCGCCTTGTCGGCGCGCGGGCCGGCGCGCGAGACGCAGTTCAAATGGAGCCATGTCATCCTCAACTTGCGGATGGTGTTGCTGGCTCGCGCCGAGGATAAGCGGGCGGTCGCCAGTTTGGCGGATGTCCAGGCTCTGCGGGTGGGAGTGACGCGCGGCACCATGCAGGAAAGCCTGCTCAAGGAGGCGGGCGTGCCGGCGCAGGAAAGCCTGGATGTGGAGACAGGTTTGCGGCAGCTGCAGTTGGAGCGGCTGGACCTGTTCGCCGCCCTGGATCTGGACGTCGCGCAAATGGCCAAGCGCATCGCCATGCCTGCGCCCAAGGTGGCGCTGGTGCTGGCCGACTGGCCCTTGTATTTCGCCTGCAACGCCAACGTCAGCGATGAGGCGATGGCCCGCTTGAATGCTGGCGTGGCGGCGCGGCGCGCGGCCGGGGATTTCGATGGCTTGCGCAGCCGCTAGCGGGCTGGGCCTGCTTGCCGCCTTGCTGTTGCCGGCATCGGCCTGCGCTGGCGACATCGTGTTCGGCGACCGCCCCAGCAGTCTGGGCGATGGCGTGAAAAGCGATTGGAACGGCTGGAGCCTGCAAGGGAAGGGCGCGTTCGGCATCGGAACCGTGATCCGCGCCGACGCGCCTTCGTCTTATCTGATCAATGGCGCAGGCATGGGCAGCCGCAACGATGGCGAGCTCAACTATGGCAAGGGCGACACGGTTTCGCGCAGCGTGGATGCTTATGTTCAGCTGGACGCCAGCCGCGGCGGCTATGGTTTTTTCATCAGCGCCAAGGCTTGGTATGACCAGGCGCTGGCGGCGGAGTCGGCGCCGCATGGCAATGTCGCCAATGGCTACCGTCCTGGCCCATTGAGCGATGCCGGCTTCGTCCCGTCCAGCCGGTTCGGCGGACTGTTGCTGGATGACATGTATTGGTATGGCAGCCTGAGCGTGCTGCAAAGGCCGCTGACCTTCCGGCTGGGCCAGCAGGTGATACCTTGGGCCACGCCGACCACGATAGGCGGCGGCCTGCAGCAGATCAACGCGGTGGACTACCCGGCCATGTTGCGCGCCAGCGCCTCCGCCGAGGCGGCCAATGAGCAGGCGCCGGCCGTCTACGCTTCTTGGCAGATCAGCGCGCTTGGCAGTCTGGACGGCTATTACCAGTTCGCTTTCCGCTCCAATGGCTACCCCGGCTGCGGCACCTTCTATTCCATCAACGATTATCTGCAGCCCGGTTGCGACAAACTGACGCTCAATGGCGCGATCTTGAGCCAGCTGGCGCATAAGCCGGTGCTTACCGGCGATCAGCAGTCCATCGCCAATCCCCTGGATTTCATCGCCCGTACTGACGATGTCCGCCCTGGCTCAGGCCAATATGGACTGGGCTGGCATCGCGATCAGGTGCTGGGCGGCCGGCTGGGCGTGTTCGCCGCCGACTATATCTATCGCAGCCCGCTGCTGCAGGTGGTCAAGACCGGCCCCGGCGCGCTGCTGACCGCGCCGGGGCCCGGCGGCGCGCCAATTCCTGTCGGCATCGCCGGCGAATATCGGGATGACTTTCCAGACCATCGCCATCTGTTCGCGCTCAACTGGCTGCGTCAGACCGACAGCGGCGCCCGCTTGTATGTCGAATACAGCGTGCAGCCTAATCATCCTCTGCCCTGGAACGGAGCGGACATTTTCAACGGCGCCATCGCCGGCGCAGGGCCGCTGGCTTATCTCAGCCATCTGACTGCCGGCGATGTCATACGGGGCTACGACGATTTTCGCGTCAGCCAATGGATAGTCACCGCGCATCAGCCTTTTTCCTGGCCGACAGCCAGCGCGCTGGACGCGCAGATCGGCTTGCGCCAGGTGTTCGGCTTGCCGGATCCCTATGTGATGCGCTACGGCCGACCGGGTTTCGGCACGGCGCCCAGCAGCGCGCAGCCCGTTTGCTCCAGCGACGCCGCCTCTTGCGCGCTGTCCGGTTTTGTCACGCCTACCGCCTGGGGCTGGAAGCTGAAATACCAGGCCAGCGTGCGCGGACGGGAGGGCTGGCCGGCATGGCAGCCTTACCTGGCTTTCGCTTACGACCCGGTCGGCTATTCCGAGGATGGCCAGTATTCGGCAGGCCGCCATACCGCGACGGCCGGCTTGGGCGTGCCGCTGAAAAAGGACTGCGCGCTGGACTTGCGCTATGTCCGCACCGGCGGCGGCGCATACAACCTGCTGCAGGACCGCAGTGTGTTCATGCTGAGCCTGAAAGCCGGTTTCTAGCCCTTCGCCTATATTGATTTGACATCAAGCGGCGACGGCGCAGGCGGCGCGCGTCCATCGCCCTGCGGGATCGATTCGATGAAACGGATCATTCACGGCAAGACGATGGAGCTAGGTCCATTCCGGACGCGCCGCTGCTGTCGGCGCTGGAAGAGGGCGACAGCGTCACCGCGATAGAAGGCAAGGCCGACAAGACGGCCGCGCAAGACGGCTAAGGCCGGCTAAGCAAAAGGGAGGCTCGCGCCTCCCTTTGCTTATGTCACGCCAGCCTGCGGCGGATCAGAAGCCGCCGATCAGAATCCAGCCTATCAAGGCCGGCGCCAGCGCCATGCAGAAGCCGCGCATCGCCGTCATCGCGCGCGGCGGGCAGCTTGCGGACAGCTCCGCGCGCACCACCGGCCATGCCTTCCAGCCGACGAACAGCGCCAGCAGCAGCTCGCCCAGCGGCATCAGCAGCTTGGAGGTGACGAAGTCCAGCAGGTCGAAGAAATTCATGCCGAACAGCTGGTAGTCGCCCCATACGCCCAGCGACAGCGAAGCCGGAATGCCCAGCAAAAAGGTGGCCAGCGCCATGCCGCAGGCGGCGGAGCGGCGCGACAGGCCCAGTTCGTCTATGGCGAAGCTGGTGATCACCTCCAGCAGCGACACCGAGGAGGTCAGCGCGGCCAGCAGCAGCAGGCAGAAGAACATCGCCGCAAACAACTGCCCCATCGGCAGGTGGGCGAACACCGCCGGCATGGTGATGAAGGTGAGGCCCGGGCCGGCGGACGGGTCGAAGCCGAAGGCGAACACCGCCGGCAGCACCATCAATCCGGCCAGGAAGCAGGTGGCCACCGTCAGCAGGATCACCCACAGGGCCGAGCCCACCAGATTGGAGTCGCGGCCGACATAGGAGCCATAGGTGATCATGATGCCCAAGCCCAGCGACAGCGAGAAAAAGGCCAGGCCCAGCGCATCCATCAGCATGGCGCCGCTGAGCTTGGAGAAGTCCGGCGCCAGGAAGTAGGCCATGCCTTCCAGCGCGCCAGGCAAGGTCAGGCCGCGCGCGATCAATAGCAGCATCAGCCCGAACAGCGCCGGCATCAGGAATTTGGACAGTTTTTCTATGCCTTTTTGCACGCCGCCGGCCACGACGCCCAGCGTCATCAGCGCGAAGGCGGCGTGATAGATCAAGGGCTGGGAGGGATGGCTGATGAAGCCGCCGAAGATGTCGCCCAGCTTTTTGGCGTCGGCGGTGAGGATGCCGCCGTCAATCGACTTGCCGATGTAGGCGATGGTCCAGCCGCCCACCACGCTGTAGAAGGACAGGATCAAAAAACACACCAGCACGCCCATATAGCCGATCACCGGCCAGCCGCCGCCGGCAAGCTTGCGGAAAGCGCCGACCGCGCCGGCGTTGGCGGCGCGTCCCAGCGCCATTTCCGACAACATCAGCACCAGGCCCAGCGTCAGGCAGATGCCCAGGTAAACGAATAAAAAGGCGCCGCCGCCATTGGTGGCCGCCACATAGGGAAATTTCCAGATGGCGCCGAGTCCGATGGCGGAGCCGGCGGCCGCGAGAATGAAACCGAGGCGCGAGCCCCATTGAGATCGATTCATGGTGAAAGTCTTTGTCGTCATGCTGTTTTGGAAGGTGCCTGGCCATGGCTGCGCCTTGCCGCGCGGGCAGGCGAAGACAGGGTCATGCGGCCGCCAGCGCAAGGCCGGCGGCGAGGTTTCCCGCTGCCCTTATGGCGGGCAGTCATGGAAGGGGACGGCTGGGCGCGCTTGCGGCCCGCGCGAGCGGCGCCGGGGCTAAAGCGCAACAGCCTGGGAGAGGACGCCGTTTGTTGGACGGCACTACCGCGGCATCAGGGTTGGCAACGCCAGGCGGTCCTCGATTTGTATTTTGGATACGCTTCAAAATGTAACAATGAATGCGAATAGTTTCTACTGTTTTTGGCATAAAGCTGCAAATTACCCTGTGAGCATGCCAGGCGCTGCCTCCTGACGGTTTCGCGCTGCCGCTTCTTGGAGCGGTCGCCTATATTGATTTCACATCAACCGGCGACGGCGCAGGCGGCGTGCGTCCATCGCCCTCTGCGGGGATCGATCCGATGAAACTGATCATTAACGGCAAGGCGGCGGAACTGAGGTCCGCTCCGGACACGCCGCTACTGTGGGCGCTGCGGGATGAGCTGGGCCTGACCGGAACCAAGTTCGGCTGCGGGGCGGCGCTGTGCGGCGCCTGTACCGTGCTGCGCAATGGCCAGCCCATCCGCACCTGCGTGACGCCGCTGGCGGCCCTGGAGGAAGGCGACCGCGTCACCACGATAGAAGGCAACGCCGACAAGGTGGCGCAGGCGGTGAAGCAAGCCTGGCAGGCAATCGATGTGGTGCAGTGCGGCTATTGCCAGAGCGGCCAGTTGCTGGCCGCCACCGCTTTGCTCAGCGGCAATACCAAACCTTCCGATCAGG
The Chromobacterium sp. IIBBL 290-4 DNA segment above includes these coding regions:
- a CDS encoding (2Fe-2S)-binding protein, with product MKLIINGKAAELRSAPDTPLLWALRDELGLTGTKFGCGAALCGACTVLRNGQPIRTCVTPLAALEEGDRVTTIEGNADKVAQAVKQAWQAIDVVQCGYCQSGQLLAATALLSGNTKPSDQDIDNAMSGNLCRCGTYPRIRAAIHEAARLLKEPQA
- a CDS encoding ABC transporter substrate-binding protein produces the protein MARWWSITLAAAWLGLTPPAQADSLTIWISPRPPLSLVDDAGTVAGPITGLLGRIGASAGQTLQLKGCPVARCLMMARRLPDSCALSARGPARETQFKWSHVILNLRMVLLARAEDKRAVASLADVQALRVGVTRGTMQESLLKEAGVPAQESLDVETGLRQLQLERLDLFAALDLDVAQMAKRIAMPAPKVALVLADWPLYFACNANVSDEAMARLNAGVAARRAAGDFDGLRSR
- a CDS encoding sodium-dependent transporter, with the translated sequence MNRSQWGSRLGFILAAAGSAIGLGAIWKFPYVAATNGGGAFLFVYLGICLTLGLVLMLSEMALGRAANAGAVGAFRKLAGGGWPVIGYMGVLVCFLILSFYSVVGGWTIAYIGKSIDGGILTADAKKLGDIFGGFISHPSQPLIYHAAFALMTLGVVAGGVQKGIEKLSKFLMPALFGLMLLLIARGLTLPGALEGMAYFLAPDFSKLSGAMLMDALGLAFFSLSLGLGIMITYGSYVGRDSNLVGSALWVILLTVATCFLAGLMVLPAVFAFGFDPSAGPGLTFITMPAVFAHLPMGQLFAAMFFCLLLLAALTSSVSLLEVITSFAIDELGLSRRSAACGMALATFLLGIPASLSLGVWGDYQLFGMNFFDLLDFVTSKLLMPLGELLLALFVGWKAWPVVRAELSASCPPRAMTAMRGFCMALAPALIGWILIGGF
- a CDS encoding DUF1302 domain-containing protein — translated: MACAAASGLGLLAALLLPASACAGDIVFGDRPSSLGDGVKSDWNGWSLQGKGAFGIGTVIRADAPSSYLINGAGMGSRNDGELNYGKGDTVSRSVDAYVQLDASRGGYGFFISAKAWYDQALAAESAPHGNVANGYRPGPLSDAGFVPSSRFGGLLLDDMYWYGSLSVLQRPLTFRLGQQVIPWATPTTIGGGLQQINAVDYPAMLRASASAEAANEQAPAVYASWQISALGSLDGYYQFAFRSNGYPGCGTFYSINDYLQPGCDKLTLNGAILSQLAHKPVLTGDQQSIANPLDFIARTDDVRPGSGQYGLGWHRDQVLGGRLGVFAADYIYRSPLLQVVKTGPGALLTAPGPGGAPIPVGIAGEYRDDFPDHRHLFALNWLRQTDSGARLYVEYSVQPNHPLPWNGADIFNGAIAGAGPLAYLSHLTAGDVIRGYDDFRVSQWIVTAHQPFSWPTASALDAQIGLRQVFGLPDPYVMRYGRPGFGTAPSSAQPVCSSDAASCALSGFVTPTAWGWKLKYQASVRGREGWPAWQPYLAFAYDPVGYSEDGQYSAGRHTATAGLGVPLKKDCALDLRYVRTGGGAYNLLQDRSVFMLSLKAGF